The Burkholderiales bacterium region GCCGCGCCGCGTAAGATGCCCAGCATGGCGGGATTCGGGCTGGAAGTTACCGGTTATGAGCTGCCCGATAAAAAATAGCAATACACTGATTCGCAATGAAAAAAGTTGAACCTGAATTAAACGGTGTGAATTTGCGTCTCGGTATCGTAATGAGCCGCTTCAACCCTGAGATTAGCGCAGGCCTGCTGACGGCCTGCCGCGAGGAGCTGTTGAAACACGGCGTGACCGAAGAGGCCGTTACGCTAGTGGCAGTGCCGGGCGCTCTGGAAATCCCGGTGGCACTGCAGAAAATGGCAAATAGCGGGAAGTTTGACGCGCTCATCGCGTTGGGCGCAGTAATACGCGGCGAGACTTACCATTTCGAAATAGTGGCGAACCA contains the following coding sequences:
- the ribH gene encoding 6,7-dimethyl-8-ribityllumazine synthase — its product is MKKVEPELNGVNLRLGIVMSRFNPEISAGLLTACREELLKHGVTEEAVTLVAVPGALEIPVALQKMANSGKFDALIALGAVIRGETYHFEIVANQSASGMASVQLDSGVPVANAVLTTLDERQARERMGRKGAEAARVAIEMANLLRRLDEK